The Vigna unguiculata cultivar IT97K-499-35 chromosome 6, ASM411807v1, whole genome shotgun sequence genome contains a region encoding:
- the LOC114188773 gene encoding 60S ribosomal protein L18a codes for MVTFRFHQYQVVGRALPTETDQHPKIYRMKLWATNEVRAKSKFWYFLRKLKKVKKSNGQMLAINEIFEKNPTKIKNYGIWLRYQSRTGYHNMYKEYRDTTLNGAVEQMYNEMASRHRVRCPCIQIIKTATIPAKLCKRESTKQFHNSKIKFPLVFKKVRPPSRKLKTTYKAKKPNLFM; via the exons ATGGTTACGTTCAGG TTTCATCAGTACCAGGTCGTTGGGAGGGCTCTCCCAACGGAAACAGATCAGCACCCTAAGATTTACCGCATGAAGCTTTGGGCTACCAACGAGGTTCGCGCAAAATCTAAGTTCTG GTATTTCTTGAGGAAGCTGAAGAAGGTCAAGAAGAGCAATGGTCAAATGCTCGCAATCAATGAG ATTTTTGAGAAGAACCCAACAAAGATTAAGAACTACGGGATATGGTTGAGGTATCAGAGTAGGACCGGTTACCACAACATGTATAAGGAGTACCGTGATACCACTCTAAATGGTGCAGTTGAGCAAATGTACAATGAAATGGCTTCTCGTCACAGGGTTAGGTGCCCTTGCATCCAAATCATCAAGACTGCCACCATCCCAGCCAAGCTTTGCAAGAGGGAGAGCACCAAACAATTCCATAACTCCAAAATCAAGTTCCCATTGGTGTTCAAGAAGGTTAGGCCACCATCTAGGAAGCTGAAGACCACATACAAGGCCAAGAAGCCCAACTTGTTTATGTAA
- the LOC114187419 gene encoding 40S ribosomal protein S14: MSRRKVREPKEENVTLGPAVRDGEHAFGVARIFASFNDTFIHVTDLSGRETLVRITGGMKVKADRDESSPYAAMLAAQDVATRCKELGITALHIKLRATGGNKTKTPGPGAQSALRALSRSGMKIGRIEDVTPIPSDSTRRKSGRRGRRL; the protein is encoded by the exons ATG TCGAGGAGAAAGGTCAGAGAGCCAAAAGAGGAAAACGTGACTCTTGGACCAGCCGTTAGAGACGGTGAACACGCCTTTGGTGTCGCTCGCATCTTTGCCTCTTTCAATGACACCTTCATT CATGTCACTGATCTGTCTGGGAGGGAAACCCTTGTCCGCATTACTG GTGGAATGAAGGTTAAAGCTGACAGAGATGAATCATCTCCATATGCTGCCATGCTTGCAGCACAGGATGTTGCTACCCGATGCAAG GAACTGGGCATAACTGCTCTTCATATCAAGCTCCGTGCAACTGGCGGAAACAAGACCAAAACACCTGGTCCTGGTGCCCAATCAGCTCTCAGGGCCCTTTCTCGTTCAGGAATGAAAATTGGTCGTATAG AGGATGTGACACCCATTCCTTCGGATAGCACTCGTAGAAAGAGTGGCAGGAGAGGTAGAAGGCTCTAA
- the LOC114186676 gene encoding 60S ribosomal protein L18a-like protein — protein sequence MGEKGENKEIVSDNPYYGTFQGVTNYYPPQYPSSSSSSHHQQQGYHGFPGVTNYYPPQYPSSSSSSHHQQQEYHVVPVYALPERKHRLPFCGLGVGWVLFIIGWFLGGVPWYLGAFVLVFVQMDHREKPGLIACAVATLVTMMVVALGVTQADLQKLT from the exons ATGGGCGAGAAGGGGGAAAACAAGGAAATTGTGAGCGACAACCCTTATTATGGCACATTCCAAGGCGTCACAAATTATTATCCTCCTCAATACCCTTCGTCTTCTTCCTCCTCTCATCACCAACAGCAAGGCTATCATGGTTTTCCAG GCGTCACAAATTATTATCCTCCTCAATACCCTTCGTCTTCTTCCTCCTCTCATCACCAACAGCAAGAGTATCATGTTGTTCCAG TTTATGCCCTTCCTGAAAGAAAACATAGACTTCCCTTTTGTGGACTTGGTGTAGGTTGGGTTTT GTTCATAATTGGTTGGTTTCTTGGTGGTGTTCCTTGGTACCTTGGAGCTTTTGTTTTAGTATTTGTGCAAATGGATCATCGAGAAAAACCTGGACTAATTGCATGTGCAGTGGCT ACGTTGGTTACTATGATGGTGGTTGCCCTTGGTGTCACACAGGCAGATCTTCAAAAGTTGACATGA